The Virgibacillus sp. MSP4-1 genome has a segment encoding these proteins:
- the menB gene encoding 1,4-dihydroxy-2-naphthoyl-CoA synthase encodes MAVEWVKEREYEEIMYETYNGIAKITINRPEVRNAFTPLTVNELIDAFSRARDNSDVGVIILAGAGDEAFCAGGDQKVRGHGGYVGDDQIPRLNVLDLQRLIRVIPKPVVAMVSGYAIGGGHVLHVVCDLTIAADNAVFGQTGPKVGSFDAGYGAGLLARMVGHKRAREIWYLCRQYSADEAYEMGLVNTVVPLDQLEDETIQWCEEMLEKSSTALRFLKASFNADTDGLAGLQQMGGDATLLYYTTDEAKEGRDAFKEKRKPDFKQFPRFP; translated from the coding sequence ATGGCAGTTGAATGGGTTAAAGAACGTGAATATGAAGAAATTATGTATGAAACGTATAATGGTATTGCTAAAATTACCATTAATCGTCCAGAAGTTCGTAACGCATTTACCCCTCTGACTGTAAATGAGCTTATCGATGCCTTTTCCAGGGCCCGTGACAACTCTGATGTAGGTGTAATTATTTTGGCAGGTGCCGGCGACGAAGCATTTTGTGCCGGCGGTGACCAGAAAGTACGGGGGCACGGCGGCTATGTAGGAGATGACCAGATTCCACGTTTGAATGTATTGGATTTACAACGACTGATTCGTGTCATTCCTAAGCCGGTTGTAGCGATGGTCAGCGGATATGCTATCGGCGGCGGTCACGTACTGCATGTCGTCTGTGATTTAACTATTGCTGCGGATAATGCTGTATTTGGACAAACAGGACCAAAGGTAGGAAGCTTCGATGCAGGATATGGTGCAGGCCTTCTTGCCCGTATGGTAGGTCACAAGCGCGCTCGCGAAATCTGGTATCTGTGCCGTCAATATTCCGCTGATGAAGCTTATGAAATGGGTCTAGTAAATACTGTGGTTCCGCTCGATCAATTGGAGGACGAAACGATTCAGTGGTGTGAAGAAATGCTTGAGAAATCTTCAACTGCTCTTCGTTTCCTGAAAGCATCCTTTAATGCGGATACTGATGGTTTAGCCGGATTACAGCAAATGGGCGGAGATGCCACCCTTCTTTACTATACAACCGATGAAGCAAAAGAAGGACGAGATGCCTTTAAGGAAAAAAGAAAACCGGACTTCAAGCAATTCCCGCGTTTCCCTTAA
- the menH gene encoding 2-succinyl-6-hydroxy-2,4-cyclohexadiene-1-carboxylate synthase — MYINVDGKKYWVEEEGTGEPLVLFHGFTGSTKTWTPFISQWSRNFQVINLDLPGHGKTIVQEPFSMESVSADLNQILKKLDLRKVHLLGYSMGGRTALSFARLYPESINTLILESASPGLKTQEEQEERQNRDEQLAKKVETEGLDAFVEYWSAIPLFETQKSLPKQVQNQLKQERLSHKPEGLAASLRYMGTGTQPSWWKELHEIYTRTLLLTGDLDKKFTSINKDMQERLSNAQHQIIKDAGHTIHVERPRIFGKIVSDFILHK; from the coding sequence ATGTATATAAACGTTGATGGAAAAAAGTATTGGGTAGAAGAGGAAGGAACAGGGGAGCCCCTCGTTCTTTTCCACGGATTTACAGGTTCAACGAAAACCTGGACTCCCTTTATTTCGCAATGGTCAAGAAATTTTCAGGTTATCAATCTTGATCTTCCAGGCCATGGCAAAACCATTGTGCAAGAGCCATTTTCCATGGAAAGCGTTAGTGCTGATTTGAATCAGATATTGAAAAAACTTGACTTGAGGAAGGTCCACTTGCTTGGTTATTCGATGGGAGGAAGGACAGCTCTATCCTTTGCCCGTCTTTATCCGGAAAGTATAAATACCCTGATCCTTGAAAGTGCCTCACCAGGATTAAAAACGCAGGAAGAGCAGGAAGAGCGTCAAAATAGAGATGAACAACTGGCCAAAAAAGTAGAAACAGAAGGCCTGGATGCATTTGTAGAATACTGGTCGGCCATTCCTTTATTCGAAACCCAGAAATCTCTTCCTAAGCAGGTTCAAAATCAGCTGAAACAGGAACGTCTCAGCCATAAACCAGAGGGACTGGCAGCCTCGCTTCGTTATATGGGAACGGGCACACAACCCTCGTGGTGGAAGGAACTTCATGAAATTTATACAAGGACGCTGTTATTGACAGGTGATCTTGATAAGAAATTCACTTCCATTAATAAGGATATGCAGGAAAGGCTTTCTAATGCACAGCATCAGATCATTAAGGATGCCGGTCATACAATTCATGTGGAAAGACCCCGTATTTTTGGTAAAATAGTAAGTGATTTCATCTTACATAAATAA